One Triplophysa rosa linkage group LG9, Trosa_1v2, whole genome shotgun sequence genomic window carries:
- the LOC130559261 gene encoding transmembrane protein 229B-like encodes ADGGVDTDAEADEQITLSPLSPLARLYIYALHGCLCEVAFTAAWDWYYTHDHKLTGHTSLWALLIYSSAIFFMEGLSAQLQQQHCPLPVRLTVYTLFIYSWEFSWGFLLRLFGACPWDYSEFRFNFIGLVTLEYAVPWALAALIAEKHVIRNTLKIRLDK; translated from the coding sequence GCAGACGGTGGTGTTGACACAGACGCTGAAGCTGATGAACAGATCACACTCTCACCCCTCTCACCTCTCGCCCGACTCTACATTTACGCCCTGCATGGGTGTCTCTGCGAGGTGGCGTTCACAGCAGCCTGGGACTGGTACTACACTCATGACCACAAACTAACCGGCCACACAAGCCTTTGGGCTCTGCTTATCTACAGCTCTGCCATCTTCTTCATGGAAGGTCTAAGTGCTCAGCTGCAGCAGCAACACTGCCCCCTACCAGTCAGGCTGACTGTGTACACGCTCTTCATTTATTCGTGGGAGTTTAGCTGGGGGTTTCTGCTAAGGCTGTTTGGAGCCTGTCCTTGGGACTATTCCGAATTCAGGTTTAACTTTATTGGTCTGGTAACACTTGAGTATGCTGTTCCCTGGGCCCTGGCTGCCCTTATAGCTGAGAAACATGTTATCAGGAACACTTTGAAGATACGTCTGGATAAGTAA
- the haao gene encoding 3-hydroxyanthranilate 3,4-dioxygenase, translated as MTNTSLHVNIDKWISENESSFLPPVCNKLMFFYQLNIMYVGGPNIRKDYHIEEGEELFYQVRGDMVLKVIENGKHKDVHIREGEMFLLPARIPHSPQRQANTVGLVVERGRLDSETDGLRYYVDNTTDVLFERWFYCENLGTQLVPVIKEFMDSKQHKTGRPDPAKPIKPAPYPLNTMNVMTPFCFREWVEKQKPALASGLPVDMFGAQFETETLLFGPGTSESKRPTDGWIWQLEGSSKVFMNGKDYNLSAGDCLLIFGGTKYQWKRSPYCVTLYVAQDPERKRPY; from the exons ATGACCAACACATCTCTTCATGTGAACATTGACAAGTGGATTTCTGAGAATGAGAGTTCTTTTCTACCACCTGTGTGCAACAAATTAAT GTTCTTTTATCAGTTGAATATTATGTATGTTGGTGGTCCAAACATAAGGAAGGATTATCACATTGAGGAAGGTGAAGAG CTCTTTTACCAGGTGAGGGGTGACATGGTTCTCAAAGTGATCGAGAACGGCAAGCACAAAGATGTGCATATCCGAGAGGGAGAG ATGTTCCTACTTCCAGCACGGATTCCACATTCCCCCCAGAGACAGGCAAACACAGTTGGGCTGGTGGTGGAAAGGGGAAGACTCGACTCAGAAACAGATGGGCTCAG GTACTATGTGGACAATACCACTGATGTCTTATTTGAGCGCTGGTTCTACTGTGAAAACCTCGGAACCCAACTTGTTCCCGTCATAAAAGA GTTTATGGATTCCAAACAGCATAAAACAGGAAGGCCTGACCCAG CTAAACCCATCAAGCCAGCCCCATACCCACTCAACACCATGAACGTTATGACACCTTTCTGCTTCAGAGAGTGGGTGGAGAAGCAGAAACCCGCACTGGCCAGCGGTCTGCCGGTGGACATGTTTGGAGCACAGTTTGAGACTGAG ACTCTGCTCTTTGGTCCTGGGACATCTGAATCTAAGAGACCTACTGATGGCTGGATCTGGCAGCTG GAGGGATCATCCAAAGTCTTCATGAATGGCAAAGATTATAACCTCTCTGCAGGAGACTGTCTCCTTATCTTTGGAGGAACCAA GTATCAGTGGAAACGGTCACCGTATTGTGTTACTTTGTATGTTGCGCAAGACCCGGAGAGGAAGAGACCTTATTGA
- the hcar1-3 gene encoding hydroxycarboxylic acid receptor 2, giving the protein MTANGPEHHCNGSTHNLVASVLPPVLIIEMLLGLPGNIMALYVFCKNMQSWRTNVTFLFNLILSDFLLLLSLPFRVDNFVRGETWIFGEAWCRINLFMLAVNRSASIAFMTAVAFDRYFKVVHPHHKINHISSKQAAGVACLIWATVIALRIPLLTNHLLNTNNNNSHCRSFSNYKNPSLGIRLHYGVFILEFFVPLILLIFCSVRIACILRSRQMDKDKRGQRAIRTVLVIVGVFVFCFFPSIGTGLTALFLKPLGKKYCNAYNITSQLFAMSIAFTYLNSALDPVIYCFSSSLFRNYLKSTLNRTGVIQLQLSRRGSTYSGSD; this is encoded by the coding sequence ATGACCGCAAACGGCCCTGAACATCACTGCAATGGCTCAACTCACAACTTGGTGGCATCGGTCCTTCCTCCGGTGCTAATCATAGAGATGTTACTCGGTCTGCCTGGGAACATCATGGCATTATatgttttctgcaaaaatatGCAATCCTGGAGGACCAACGTTACATTTCTCTTCAACCTAATTCTGTCCGACTTCTTGCTCCTCCTGAGTCTACCTTTCCGCGTCGACAACTTCGTACGCGGCGAGACATGGATATTCGGAGAAGCCTGGTGTCGGATCAACCTATTTATGCTGGCTGTGAACCGTTCAGCCAGCATTGCGTTCATGACTGCCGTGGCTTTTGACCGCTACTTTAAAGTGGTGCATCCGCATCACAAAATCAATCACATATCCTCAAAACAAGCAGCCGGGGTTGCCTGCCTCATCTGGGCCACTGTGATAGCCCTGAGGATCCCTTTGCTGACCAACCACCttctaaacacaaacaacaacaactccCATTGCAGAAGTTTCAGTAATTATAAGAATCCATCACTAGGTATTCGCCTGCATTATGGTGTGTTTATCTTAGAGTTTTTTGTGCCTCTAATACTGCTGATCTTTTGCTCTGTGCGCATTGCATGCATCCTGCGTTCTCGCCAGATGGACAAAGACAAGCGGGGACAAAGGGCTATTCGCACAGTTCTGGTTATCGTTGgggtttttgtcttttgttttttcCCCAGCATTGGCACAGGGCTGACTGCCCTCTTTTTAAAGCCACTTGGAAAGAAGTATTGCAACGCTTACAATATAACCTCTCAGTTGTTTGCTATGTCTATAGCATTCACATATCTGAACAGCGCTCTTGATCCAGTCATCTACTGCTTCTCCAGTTCCTTATTTCGCAATTATTTGAAGTCAACTCTTAACCGGACTGGCGTGATACAGCTACAGCTCAGCAGACGGGGCAGCACATACAGCGGCAGTGACTGA